Proteins from one Pyrobaculum neutrophilum V24Sta genomic window:
- the ilvD gene encoding dihydroxy-acid dehydratase, which produces MVKIKVRSSAWYDGVDNASHRSYLRAVGFTEEDFAKPLVGVLAAWSELGPCNYHTLDLARYVKEGVKEAGGVGLTAPTIVVNDGINMGTPGMRYSLISRDLIADTIEAQFNAHGVDAWVGIGGCDKTQPGIMMAMVRLDLPAVYLYGGTAEAGWLGERELTIEDTFEAVGSYLAGKITLEELKRIEELSFPTYGTCQGLFTANTMAMLSEALGLALLGSASPPATSARRRAYAVASGRAVLKAAELGVTPRRVVTYDAIYNAAVTLFATAGSTNAILHLLAIAHEAGVKFTLDDFDEISRRVPVIAALRPAGPYAMQDLDRIGGVPRILKKLYKAGFLRPEALTVEGETIGKLLERWQPPAVPEDGILYSVEKPYKPYSGIRILRGNLAPDGAVMKIGAADKLKFEGTAKVYNGEAEAFKAVAAGEIKPGDVVVIRYEGPKGAPGMPEMLKVTAAIVGAGLGEAVALVTDGRFSGATRGIMVGHVAPEAAVGGPIALVENGDKIAIDGETGRITLQIPQEELERRRKNWTPPPPKYSGGLLAKYAALVQQADKGAVTTPPR; this is translated from the coding sequence ATGGTAAAGATCAAGGTGCGTTCCTCCGCCTGGTACGACGGCGTAGACAACGCCTCGCACAGGTCCTACCTAAGGGCCGTCGGCTTCACGGAGGAGGACTTCGCCAAGCCCCTGGTGGGGGTCCTCGCCGCGTGGTCGGAGCTGGGGCCCTGCAACTACCACACCCTCGATCTGGCCAGGTACGTGAAGGAGGGAGTTAAGGAGGCCGGCGGCGTTGGGCTGACGGCGCCTACCATCGTCGTAAACGACGGCATAAACATGGGAACCCCGGGGATGAGGTACTCCCTAATTAGCAGGGACCTAATCGCGGACACCATAGAGGCGCAGTTCAACGCCCACGGAGTAGACGCTTGGGTGGGCATAGGCGGATGCGACAAGACGCAGCCGGGCATAATGATGGCCATGGTTAGGCTGGACCTCCCCGCCGTCTACCTCTACGGCGGCACGGCGGAGGCTGGGTGGCTCGGCGAGCGGGAGCTCACCATAGAGGACACCTTCGAGGCAGTGGGGTCCTACCTGGCGGGGAAGATCACGCTGGAGGAGCTCAAGAGGATAGAGGAGCTCTCCTTCCCCACCTACGGCACGTGTCAAGGCCTCTTCACGGCCAACACCATGGCGATGCTTTCGGAGGCCCTCGGCCTAGCCCTCCTCGGCTCTGCGTCGCCCCCCGCCACCTCGGCCAGACGCAGGGCCTACGCCGTGGCTTCCGGACGCGCCGTTTTAAAAGCCGCCGAACTCGGCGTAACCCCCCGCAGGGTGGTCACATACGACGCCATCTACAACGCCGCGGTGACGCTGTTTGCCACGGCGGGCTCCACCAACGCGATACTCCACCTCCTGGCCATAGCCCATGAGGCGGGGGTGAAGTTCACCCTAGACGACTTCGACGAGATAAGCAGGAGGGTACCCGTCATAGCCGCCCTACGGCCGGCGGGGCCCTACGCCATGCAGGACCTCGACAGAATAGGCGGCGTGCCGAGGATACTCAAGAAGCTCTACAAAGCCGGCTTCCTCAGGCCGGAGGCCCTCACAGTCGAGGGCGAGACCATAGGCAAGCTCCTGGAGAGGTGGCAACCCCCCGCCGTGCCCGAAGACGGCATCCTCTACAGCGTGGAGAAGCCCTACAAGCCCTACTCCGGCATCAGAATCCTCAGAGGCAACCTAGCCCCAGACGGCGCCGTGATGAAGATAGGCGCCGCCGACAAGCTGAAGTTCGAGGGGACGGCCAAGGTATACAACGGAGAGGCCGAGGCCTTCAAGGCGGTGGCCGCCGGCGAGATAAAGCCCGGAGACGTCGTGGTGATAAGATACGAGGGGCCGAAGGGCGCCCCAGGCATGCCAGAGATGCTTAAAGTCACCGCCGCCATCGTCGGCGCTGGCCTCGGCGAGGCGGTAGCCCTGGTGACAGACGGCCGCTTCTCAGGAGCCACCCGCGGCATAATGGTGGGACACGTCGCCCCCGAGGCGGCCGTGGGAGGCCCCATAGCCCTAGTAGAAAACGGAGACAAAATAGCCATAGACGGCGAGACAGGCCGCATAACCCTACAGATCCCCCAGGAGGAGCTGGAGAGGAGAAGGAAAAACTGGACGCCGCCGCCCCCCAAATACTCCGGAGGACTCCTCGCCAAATACGCCGCACTGGTCCAACAGGCGGACAAAGGCGCGGTCACCACACCACCACGATAA
- a CDS encoding radical SAM protein, with translation MGGRPLYRVGAEVPQVGALAFGVVDRGTNVLEVRPTSVCALSCVFCSVNAGPASRARWAEYEVEVEALLAALEEVVRYKGVDDVEVHVDGMGDPGNYPHLAELIEGAKSIKGVALVSMQTRLYMLDERKLEELAKAGLDRINVSIDALDRALAKRLAGAEWYDVEKVLRLVEAALGAGINVVVSPVWVPGLNDGEMPKIVRWAVEKGVGKGVHTPVLIQKYIPHKRGRRVKARPMTWGEFWRRLKGLERELGVPLTPRPGEYNIHKAPPLPTPYKVGESVAVELVARGIFRGEMLGVPVARRGSAVWDRVFTVALGRGASDELVGRRIKVRVLENRHNIYIATPEGR, from the coding sequence GTGGGCGGCCGCCCCCTCTACAGAGTTGGGGCAGAGGTGCCGCAGGTTGGGGCGCTGGCCTTCGGCGTTGTGGACCGGGGGACCAACGTGCTAGAGGTGAGGCCCACCAGCGTCTGCGCCCTCTCCTGCGTCTTCTGCTCCGTCAACGCAGGCCCCGCCTCTAGGGCGAGGTGGGCTGAGTACGAGGTGGAGGTCGAGGCGCTTCTAGCCGCGCTGGAGGAGGTGGTCAGGTATAAGGGGGTAGACGACGTAGAGGTGCACGTGGACGGGATGGGCGACCCCGGAAACTACCCCCATCTGGCCGAGCTTATCGAGGGCGCCAAGTCGATAAAGGGGGTGGCGCTTGTGTCTATGCAGACGCGGCTCTACATGTTGGACGAGCGCAAGCTGGAGGAGCTGGCCAAGGCTGGGCTAGACAGGATAAACGTCAGCATCGACGCGCTGGACCGCGCCCTAGCCAAGAGGTTGGCGGGGGCTGAGTGGTACGACGTGGAGAAGGTGCTACGCCTAGTAGAGGCGGCCCTCGGCGCCGGGATCAACGTCGTGGTGAGCCCGGTGTGGGTGCCGGGGCTAAACGACGGCGAGATGCCCAAGATTGTGAGGTGGGCCGTGGAGAAGGGCGTGGGCAAAGGCGTCCACACCCCCGTTTTGATACAGAAGTACATCCCGCACAAGAGGGGGCGGCGGGTCAAGGCCAGGCCGATGACGTGGGGCGAGTTCTGGAGGAGGCTAAAAGGCCTTGAGAGGGAGCTGGGGGTTCCGCTGACGCCGCGCCCCGGGGAGTACAACATACACAAGGCCCCTCCTCTGCCAACGCCGTATAAAGTCGGCGAGTCGGTGGCCGTGGAGCTAGTCGCCAGGGGGATATTCAGGGGGGAGATGCTCGGCGTGCCCGTGGCGAGGAGGGGCTCCGCCGTGTGGGACAGGGTCTTCACAGTGGCGTTGGGAAGAGGCGCATCAGACGAGCTCGTGGGGCGGAGGATAAAGGTGCGGGTCTTGGAGAACCGGCACAACATCTACATAGCTACGCCAGAGGGCCGTTGA
- a CDS encoding aldehyde ferredoxin oxidoreductase family protein codes for MVVFRVVRVDLSTQKITEEVYKEDLVRRFLGGRGLASYLALKEIPRGIDPYSPSNKLYIFAGPLSGLATLATSRITVVTKSPLTGSLTHTNAGGNFAYMLRKAGYEGIIVEGKAEEPVYILIKEGEVSIRPAKHIWGKWTGAATKALLEDAGFEGDERKAGVATIGPAGENLSRIAGIRFSDYERFAGRGGAGAVMGSKRLKGIVVWGTRDLYSLVVDRRRWIEESGKLAQRLANAGTSKALHTYGTNLLMNIINAVGGLPTRNFETGYFEEAEKISGEHIKQNYVAEVHGCAQCPIACTQMVEVKSGPYKFIGKAKYEYESTWSLGANLGNGNPEAVLKLIKLANELGFDTISLGNTLATAIELAKKGKLNIPLEWGDPAPLIDLVYKMAYRDGIGDDLAEGDYRLAMKYGEPEAFVGSRGQGFPAYDPRALKGFALSYVTANRGGDHLEAYSPTWEVLGVPEKVDPLCESPECIKKQVKLVVYAQHLMALSDSVTFCKFDTLDKDGLFERDLAHLFNVGFGWDVTPEELLTIGERIFNVERLFHVKEGRWVKDELPPRLRKEIPTGPAKGHSAVKMFEEGIKEYYAARGWVDGKPTYETLRRLGLEEFQHLL; via the coding sequence ATGGTTGTGTTTAGAGTGGTGCGGGTGGATCTATCTACGCAGAAGATAACGGAGGAGGTGTATAAGGAGGACTTGGTGAGGAGGTTCCTGGGCGGGAGAGGCCTAGCCTCCTACCTCGCCCTGAAGGAGATCCCGAGGGGCATCGACCCCTACTCGCCCAGCAATAAACTGTACATATTCGCCGGGCCTCTAAGCGGTTTGGCCACGCTGGCGACCAGCAGAATTACGGTAGTCACGAAGTCCCCCCTGACGGGGTCCCTCACCCACACCAACGCCGGCGGGAACTTCGCCTACATGCTGAGGAAGGCCGGCTACGAGGGCATCATCGTGGAGGGCAAAGCGGAGGAGCCGGTCTACATCCTAATCAAGGAGGGGGAGGTGAGCATAAGGCCGGCTAAACACATCTGGGGGAAGTGGACCGGCGCGGCCACCAAGGCTCTTCTGGAGGACGCGGGGTTTGAAGGCGATGAGCGCAAGGCGGGCGTCGCCACCATAGGGCCCGCCGGGGAGAACCTATCCCGTATAGCTGGCATTAGGTTCAGCGACTACGAGCGCTTCGCCGGCAGAGGCGGGGCGGGAGCCGTGATGGGGTCTAAGAGGCTTAAGGGGATTGTCGTGTGGGGCACCCGCGACCTCTACTCGCTGGTGGTCGACAGGAGGAGGTGGATAGAGGAGTCTGGGAAGCTGGCGCAGAGGCTGGCCAACGCCGGCACCTCTAAGGCGTTGCACACATACGGCACGAACCTCCTGATGAACATCATAAACGCAGTGGGGGGCCTCCCCACGCGGAACTTCGAGACTGGCTACTTCGAGGAGGCCGAGAAGATCTCTGGGGAGCACATAAAGCAGAACTACGTCGCTGAGGTGCACGGCTGCGCCCAGTGCCCCATAGCGTGTACCCAGATGGTGGAGGTGAAGTCGGGCCCGTATAAGTTCATTGGTAAGGCCAAGTACGAGTACGAGAGCACCTGGTCACTCGGCGCCAACCTCGGCAACGGCAACCCCGAGGCCGTTCTGAAGCTTATCAAGCTGGCGAACGAGCTCGGTTTCGACACGATCTCCCTCGGCAACACGCTGGCGACGGCCATAGAGCTCGCGAAGAAGGGGAAGTTGAATATCCCGCTTGAGTGGGGAGACCCAGCTCCGCTTATAGACCTCGTCTACAAGATGGCGTATAGGGACGGAATAGGCGACGACTTGGCCGAGGGCGACTACAGACTCGCCATGAAATACGGCGAGCCTGAGGCCTTCGTGGGATCTAGGGGACAGGGCTTCCCGGCCTACGACCCGAGGGCTCTGAAGGGCTTCGCGTTGTCGTACGTCACCGCAAACCGCGGAGGCGACCACCTCGAGGCCTACAGCCCCACCTGGGAGGTGCTCGGCGTGCCGGAGAAGGTGGACCCGCTCTGCGAGTCGCCCGAGTGTATAAAGAAGCAGGTGAAGCTGGTGGTGTATGCGCAACACCTAATGGCTCTGTCCGACTCGGTGACCTTCTGCAAGTTCGACACGCTGGATAAGGACGGCCTATTCGAGAGAGACCTAGCGCACCTCTTCAACGTGGGCTTCGGCTGGGATGTAACGCCGGAGGAGCTACTCACAATCGGCGAGCGTATATTCAACGTGGAGAGGCTGTTCCACGTCAAGGAGGGCAGGTGGGTGAAGGACGAGCTTCCGCCTCGGCTTAGGAAGGAGATCCCCACGGGGCCTGCCAAGGGCCACAGCGCGGTGAAGATGTTCGAGGAGGGGATCAAGGAGTACTACGCCGCGAGGGGCTGGGTTGACGGCAAGCCGACGTACGAGACCTTGAGGAGGCTGGGCCTGGAGGAGTTCCAGCACCTCCTGTAA
- a CDS encoding NAD(+)/NADH kinase, translating to MYAVFYRPDLKPLAEDFMRRYGAVELDCRGSYSHVFILGGDGTLLEALRRHPCLLDAVVVHMGLGRVNFYRSSDAPLSIEEAVGRVERGDYGVLEFSTLVYGDCTALNEFSIYRREMGRLLSFRLESDGGELEGRADGVIVSTPHGASGYVVSTFGPVVDFRAEVVVISFIAPFTLYLRPLVLSAGRVLVETSEDAVLVCDGRESRPGRRFEIRRGDRRLRLAVFGEFRFLNRVLERLRSI from the coding sequence GTGTACGCCGTATTCTACAGACCCGACCTTAAGCCTCTTGCGGAGGATTTCATGAGACGCTACGGCGCTGTGGAGCTGGACTGCCGGGGGAGCTACAGCCACGTGTTCATCCTGGGCGGCGACGGGACGTTGCTTGAGGCTCTGAGGAGACACCCCTGTCTCTTAGACGCCGTGGTTGTCCACATGGGGCTGGGGAGGGTGAACTTCTACCGTAGCTCTGACGCCCCGCTTTCGATAGAGGAGGCGGTGGGGAGGGTCGAGAGGGGGGACTACGGTGTGCTGGAGTTCTCAACGCTCGTGTATGGCGACTGCACCGCGTTAAACGAGTTCTCTATATACAGGAGGGAGATGGGGAGGCTCCTCAGCTTTAGGCTAGAGAGCGACGGGGGGGAGCTGGAGGGTAGAGCAGACGGGGTGATAGTCTCCACGCCGCACGGCGCCTCGGGATACGTCGTCTCCACCTTCGGGCCTGTGGTGGACTTCCGGGCGGAGGTCGTGGTGATATCGTTCATAGCCCCCTTCACCCTCTACCTCAGGCCGCTTGTTCTCTCCGCCGGGAGGGTGCTGGTGGAGACCTCGGAAGACGCGGTCCTCGTCTGTGACGGCAGAGAGAGCAGGCCAGGCCGGAGGTTCGAAATCAGGAGGGGAGATCGGAGGCTTAGGCTTGCGGTGTTTGGCGAGTTCCGCTTCCTAAACAGGGTTCTAGAGCGGCTCAGGAGCATATGA
- a CDS encoding PIN domain-containing protein — MSCYVLDASAFIHGRDMRIFSGALYTTREAAEELRDPRAQAALEILRVEVAEVDERRVKELLKRFAGLSRADASLLALALERGCVLVTDDGRLAAAARALGVRVEGVFYRRERR; from the coding sequence ATGAGCTGCTACGTGCTGGACGCCTCCGCCTTCATACACGGCAGAGATATGAGGATCTTCTCGGGGGCGTTGTATACAACTAGGGAGGCGGCTGAGGAGCTGAGGGACCCCAGGGCCCAGGCCGCCCTTGAAATACTGCGGGTGGAGGTCGCGGAGGTGGACGAGCGGAGGGTGAAGGAGCTGTTGAAGAGGTTCGCCGGGCTGTCGCGCGCCGACGCGTCCCTCCTCGCGCTGGCGCTCGAGAGAGGCTGCGTGTTGGTCACAGACGACGGCAGGCTGGCGGCGGCGGCTAGGGCCTTGGGGGTGAGGGTCGAGGGGGTCTTCTACAGGAGGGAGAGGAGGTAG
- a CDS encoding phosphatidate cytidylyltransferase — MSKIQELKALLARKLFHVVFVALVAVPLFVQIPPEPYIALLALASGVLYSLQIKEPYAWEELRQNFFKTLEELFARLEALLPLDKPELKTQYQNALRQLELLISMAERDYERRHGYLGILMGSLGFLIATAAFGPRHLPAAVVSMAVYDAVSAVAGTIFGGRRIFGKLTTWGTLLGYLANTAALVAVGMPLLHALAVTAMVVAADALSHEDNLTIPVAAAGGSYLLSLL, encoded by the coding sequence ATGTCCAAGATACAGGAGCTTAAGGCGCTTCTCGCGAGGAAGCTCTTCCACGTGGTCTTCGTCGCGCTCGTGGCGGTTCCGCTTTTTGTCCAGATACCTCCGGAGCCCTACATCGCGCTTCTCGCGCTGGCAAGCGGCGTACTGTATTCGCTACAGATAAAGGAGCCCTACGCCTGGGAGGAGCTACGTCAGAACTTCTTCAAGACTCTGGAGGAGCTCTTCGCGAGGCTTGAGGCTCTTCTCCCCCTGGACAAGCCAGAGCTAAAGACCCAGTACCAAAACGCCTTGAGGCAGCTGGAGCTGTTGATATCCATGGCCGAGCGGGACTACGAGAGGAGACACGGCTACCTGGGCATACTCATGGGCTCCCTCGGCTTCCTAATAGCCACAGCCGCCTTCGGCCCTCGGCATCTTCCAGCCGCCGTGGTGAGCATGGCGGTTTACGACGCCGTAAGCGCCGTGGCCGGCACCATCTTCGGCGGGAGGAGGATCTTCGGCAAACTCACCACCTGGGGCACCCTCCTTGGCTACCTCGCCAACACGGCCGCCCTGGTTGCGGTGGGCATGCCGTTGCTCCACGCGTTGGCGGTGACGGCCATGGTCGTAGCCGCGGACGCCCTCAGCCACGAGGACAACCTAACGATACCCGTCGCCGCCGCCGGGGGATCCTACCTCCTCTCCCTCCTGTAG
- a CDS encoding DUF371 domain-containing protein, translating to MDVCLERVLRGEAPRDVFTARGHGNITASNTRTLEITKDPFVTRRGDCIVACCSEKAAGELDVVEALAAVGTVVIIIDAGVAWDAVVGLTPRRRPTSRWRIVARRSFYVDDSTVAVGIDKAASGLDRALVAALRGGAPVKITVGVCPGEAFK from the coding sequence GTGGATGTGTGTCTTGAGAGAGTTCTGAGGGGGGAGGCGCCTCGTGACGTCTTCACGGCTAGGGGCCACGGCAACATCACGGCGTCTAACACTAGGACGTTGGAGATTACGAAAGACCCCTTTGTGACAAGGCGCGGGGACTGCATAGTGGCGTGTTGCTCCGAGAAGGCGGCTGGTGAGCTAGACGTCGTTGAGGCTCTGGCGGCGGTGGGGACGGTGGTGATCATCATAGACGCGGGGGTCGCGTGGGACGCCGTCGTTGGTCTGACGCCGCGTCGGAGACCAACCTCCAGGTGGCGTATCGTGGCTAGGAGGAGCTTCTACGTGGACGACTCGACAGTTGCCGTGGGGATTGACAAAGCCGCCTCGGGGCTAGACAGAGCGCTTGTCGCGGCTCTCAGAGGGGGGGCTCCGGTGAAGATAACCGTTGGGGTTTGTCCCGGCGAAGCTTTTAAATAG